TTAACCAGATCTGTTACTCACATTAGAGTTTGCTGAGAAAAATTActataagcatttattttatgtattataagtgtggataaagaaaaaagaataataataaagcctGTCATTAAAGAATTTGAGTACATGCATTCAGAAGAGATTGTCAGAGCTCTTGAAGAGCTCAGCCTTCGTATCTAAAGTGCcttgaaaggagaaaaggaaaatgattttccTGAGATGCCACCCTGGGGAGAGTAAAGAGACTTCTGGAGACTTACCAGTTGTTAAAGTCTTTGCCATTTGACCACTTCCATGGGTGACCAGGTTCCTTTTTCAGTCCAACCCAGTGTTCATCTCCACCTGCGTATCGTTTTAGAAAGTTCTTAAAGAAAGCACAAGGGAGTTGTTACATTAAACACCCTTCTGGGGAAGTAGATAGTAAATCCTGTTTCTCAAAAGCTGCAACTTGAGGCATGACAGCTCATCTGACCATTGACTCATTCTATATAGGATCAGCATATTTGGATTTCTGGTCTTTGAGGCTAAGCAATCAAGTCAAATTTAAAAGACTAAAGTAAGTAAATCTCATTTTGACCTGAGGCTGATCATATGGTTCTCTAGGATGATATTTTCCTACATCTGAAATAGGTacaatattgtttttttcttccactcAGAAACAGAAGGAAACCACTGATTAGtcatattaattaaaatagtaatattttatcatttttctcattcttaccATGTCCTTAACAGAATCAATGACAGCAAGAGTAGCACCATGTTGAGAACAAGCATTTTGGGCTGAAGTCCAGCTCCTCTTCACAGTAGAAATAAAGTAGCATTTCCTCTGGTAGCCAACCCAGTCATCAGGGCATGAAGAAACATGGCTATCTAATGGTAATGAGAATGTGTATTGGCCTGGACAATTGTATTGGCCCACTGTGAACAGAAAAATGCTTTGTTTTagtaacaaaagaaatgaaatatccataGCATGCAAAACTAGCCTTAGGATGCTATGTCGTGCTAGGTGGTGATAAAGTAAAGGATAAAAGCTAAAAAGGAGAATTCTGAAAAGGGTATGAAGAAAGAAAGTTCTCAGGACCATATCTGATTTTCCATTGAGCCTAATCATCATTGGATGGAGGTATGAGGATGAGGGGATGTACCTTTGGCCATAATGtcagaaaatgacagaaatatagaaaaattctgaaaatttggACTAGATATTTCTTTGGACTAGAAAGGGTAAAGTACattatacatttcaaataagGTTTTGAATCTGAATGCAGAGGTGGAAGAATGTGAAGATGCAGTATTTATAGGTTGGAAAGATGAAGAGGGTAACTATTAGGGAACCAAttcaaaatacagaaagacaTATGGTTGAGAatatctcaaaaaatagtaaacatTCCCATTTGTAAAAGACACAACTATATCTCGGTAAGCTGGAGGTATTGAATACCGAATCACTACTGACTCTCTGGGAGCTTTCAAATATAATCTTAATTATTCAGAACTACCATTCTGTGTCCTTTGAGATAAAACACAAAAGACTGGCCACTTCCTGATTGATCTATGACTTTAGATACGATTTTTTCCATAATCAATGAATGTGAAGTTCACATTTTTTTCCCAGCTAAATAGCTATTTATTCAGAATTCAAATCAGCTCCCTTCATTCTAGATGTAAACATCTTTTCAAATGCAATTTTATTCTACAGTAATATATAAATCATAGATACTTTAATACTTATCAAAGTATTACATTAATTATTTGAGGATTGTGGAGTTACGTCTAGTATTGATTAGGAAATTGGCCATATATGGTACATGGGATGATTCTAAATTAGCTACAATTTCTGATTAACTAGACTAAACTAATATTGATTTCAGCTGGGCATGAATGCTTACAGCTGGGAGGCTTTGAAAGAATTAATGAAGAGCAGACCCACCTGATAAGGCAATGAGAGCTATGATTAAAATGGTGATGAAGACCACATTCATTACAGCACACAGGACAGGAACTTGGAAGGATCCTTCACGATGTGTTGAAAAACGGGGGCTGGTGGCATCATCTGGAAGGGAGAAAGTTGAGGGTGAGTTCACGCAGACTATAGAAGTACTGTAGGAATATGTGATATTCTTTTGAggcatttaaatttaatatttcctATCTCCTGACATGAAATTTCCCCATCTctttaaagaaatttttcaaaagatgTTAAAATAATAGAGGAAATGTAACAGTATTATAGACCAAATATTCAGTGAAAGTTTTTTCATTTACCCTCTGTACAGTGGTGAAACAAAGTAaaagcctttttttccccaacaagTAGTGTTTCAGTGGAAGGATTTAGAATAGGAATATGATGTTAATGATAGTTGATAGTTACAAAAAACTCTAGGAGGATATCTGTTCTATAGTCTAAGTAAACaactgaggaaagagaaaagagaattttgtgatttagattttggattttaatTTTGCAAGATGAGCTGTTAAGATTCTTAAAACGTGGCCCCACAAGGAGTATACAGGTCTCTGTTACGTTCTCAAACACCGAAATGTAAAATGGCTGCTTGAGTAACTGACAATGCAAaacagtttcaaaataaaaaacattcaatTTTTCAATATGGATGATTTTCATAAGTTAAAAAAGTTTACATAAGACATATCTTGAAACACATGTATTTTTATCCTTCAAACATTTATCTAAAGGTAAACTGGACCAAGAGTTGTTGCCTTTTTTCGTAGCAATTTACTGGGTACTGGTGTCAACATCAACTTTTGCTTTATCTGGAAGTTCTTTTTCCCATCACAGATCTGCACTCAGATTTTGCAAGAGTAGTCTTTACTTCGCTGCCACCTAGCTCGAttttctcagcttctcaaagtaaATTTCCCTTTTATCACCTGTATAGAACCATCATCGGAAGCCGCCTTTGCTACCCGAGGTACCAAGTTCGGAGCTCTGTCTGGTTTCACTTCACATTATGTGAGTCAGTTGTGCTGCTTGAACTCAGTATTGCAACAGTTCTGTCTCCTCAGTGAGCACTAACACAGCCCAATAACCCATGGGCTCCAGGGTCTCACTCAGACCGTTGGCTCAACTAGGGAGTAAGCTTTGAGATGACTCTCAGATGATACTTTACTCCCATTAATGAGGGCTATTGTTACCCACAGTTTGACTTATCTCCTAGGTGACAAAACACTTCCCCCAACAGCACactttttctttggtttcaggCCTGCACATTAATGGAGAAGTTGAAAATAAACCCAATTTGCTACTTATTGAATCACCCAAAGATGACGTTCAGTGATTCTTCCTACTAATAAAGCACCTACTAGGGCAGCCTAAATTAGACAttcaaaagaaagttgaaatgaTATCAGGAAAAGTTAAGAATTTCTGCATTAGGTCCTTATTTCAGCTATGCTCTCTGTTTATTGAgtagtgattattattatttctttttggcAGCGCAACTGTGCCGTAAGTAACGGCTCACCCGATTACCTGAAAATTTGCTTGCTTTGCATTTGTTATCCACACTAAATTTTATGTTCTTAAACACAGGATGGATTTATGAGAAGTAACTGATGTTTTTTGGAAGTAAGCTAGTAAGATAGTAGACATATGCTTAGAAAATAATCCCTTTCTACAAGATCGTTTTAGTTCTGCTGTCTCTCACATATCCCTTTGTTACCAGATAGCTCTTGCTGACAAGTAAAGACGAATTCCTAAGTGCTAATGCTTTAGGGTACCTCATTAACTAAGGAGAAAGGAATAAGTGgaaaaactcaaataaattttacagaaataaggTATAGAAAATAGGCAAAATGCCAGTAACAGGAAATAAACTAGATAGGTGGATGGAATAGACAAATAGAAGAGAGGAAAATTTCTAGGATGATTATATTTTgatgagaaacaaaagaaaggaagaaaaagtctaAGTTACATAGTCTTTGAAGCCAGAGATTGGAAAGGTTAACTAGAAGgatgaaatggaggaaaaaagtCCAATAAAGAATACCAAAGCAGAAGATTGCATTTTCAGGAATtcttttgcaactttttttttttttagtaaattacACATGGACACTGTAAATTTTCATCTGCTCATATAGCTATTCTCTCAAAGATGGCAAACTTGCCCATTTCCAGCAACAACATGATGCTGTCATGAGAACACAGGATAAGGCACGCTGAGAGCAGACAAAGATGCAAAGCAAGGCAAACAATGTAACTGCTTATGTGGAAAATAGAATTTTTCATAAAGAGAGACAGCACTTCCTGGAGAATGTACACagggatatgaaaaaaaaaatgatggagaATAACTGGGCTAGAGCAGAAAGTTTTCTAGTTAAATCTAAACACTGAGATGATATAAACTAGAGCAAAGAGAAAGATCTTTAAAGATcttctgaaattaatttttgcaGCTTTCTCTTATCTCAGATATTCTATCTTCTTATAGATAGAGGGATTTACCTCTTCCCTGAAGAAGAACCTGTCTTCTCTAAAAGACAAAGCCTCACTTTCTTCCCTAACAACCATTAGATATCACATATATAGAGATTAGCAGTATGTTTTCTCTAcgattatatatcatatatagaaATTACCAGTATATCTTCTATAACTACTATTATATGTCATACACAGAGATACTAGACAGTAAATATGCAACCAGATCTGACTTACTTTCTTGTCCACTCTCCGGATGCAAAGAGCTGTTCTCTGTTACGTAACAATTATCAGAGCTCATCTTTATTCTCAAGATTCCCTAGTTAATCTGAGGTCAAGTCGATCTACAGTGAAAGTCTTTGCTGGAGCTCTTGTTCAGTCTCTGAGGCTCTGAGGCATCTCAGAATTTATACTCCCTGATGAAGTCTCCGCCCCCTTCCTCTTACTGCCTACTTGCTTGACTACATTGTTTCTCTTTAATTTATGCTCCAGTGGACCAGACAATGTATAGTGCATTGTTGTGGTGAAGTATGGGTTTTCCCTGTTGTCTGAAATGCGCTTTCTCACAACTGTAAGGTGTAGCAGGAGGAAAGTGGGATTTTCCCAGACTCTGAGACATCCTGCCCTAAATTTCTAGAAAACACAAATAGTTTAGGAGACAGCATAATCTAAGTAAAGAATTAGAAGTTAGAGATTCCTGTCtttgagataaaaataatttggagaaGGAGAGTGTAGTACTTTCCAGGAATCCcgttcatccatttattcatacATTTAACTGATGTTTACTGAACACCTGCTATGCACCTGACACTGTCTGGGGCCCCAGAATTTATTGTTGAATATGAACGTTAAGATCTCTGTGCTCATGGATCTCTCTCCAGCTTGGAAGAGTTTTATTTAGAAAGCTACGAATTGGTTTTTGGAAGTGTGTCATTCACTTCTTCTCTGGTGACTAGATGTATCATATAGTAAGAAGTTGTTTTAATGCAGGAAACAGAAAGCTTGTGGTCTGGAACTTCCTTGCTAGGCTCTAAAATTGTTTATCTTAAAttatctgtttcatttatttcctgcTAATTTTCTTGTCACATTTTACTGTCATTTAGACTGCTTTTCTGTCACCTCAGAAACATCTTCTTCAGTTCTCCCTCTGTGCTCTAGGTTAGTCTCTTCAGATACCTCTGAGACTTCAGTCATTTGAAGTAcgattattatttaaaacattgctGTGGTATCGGTCTCATTCAGAGAAGTAATGACAGTCAACACAAGATGAATGCAGAATGTGTGGGGATTTAAGGAGGGAAATCAAAATATCACTCTGATTAATAACCTTGGTGCCCCAAATTTTACTATTAATACCACTTATTTAGAATAAAGACATTCTGCTTTCAGAGTAAAGCCTTGCTGAAAGTGTTATGCATAAGTGGGTTGGAAGTTATCATCTAGAGAAGTTAGGTGGACAATTAGATGCATTTGTCTACCTAAGACACAAAGAGGTACATGTTGACCCTAAAGGCTCCCTTTGCTTCCATTCTATTTTCTAGTCAATTTTTTAGTCCCTTTTCCACATAGCAGCTAGAACCATTGTTTTATAATTAAGTCATATCATTTTGGTGAAGCGTTTAACTCCTCCCCCCACTGCACTTTGAAAGGCTTCCTATCAAATGTACCATAAAATCCAAAGACCTAATAGTTGAGAATGGTTTATACATAATATGGCCCCTGGTTACCTCTCCTACCATTTTTCCTGTTATTCAGTATCCTCTCTGCCAGAAACCTCCTCCTTAAAAATGCCAAGCATCCTACCACTACAAGGCTTTTACATTTTCTCTAAAAGATTCTTTTTCCATCTCCCTGCATGTCTCGCTCTCCCTTTAACCGACTCACTCTTCAGCTGCCACCTGCTCAGAGAAATTGTCAGTTGCtattatatgtaaaatagaaCCTCACACTCTGCCTCTACAGATCGCTGTAAATATCTGATATTATATCATGGTTTATTATCTATTTCCCTTACTAGACTGTAAGCTGCTTGAGAGCAAGGGCTTTGACTTGTCTCCTCTGTGCCTCTAACACCTGCCGTAGTAACTGGAATCTAGTATGTATTCCATGCCCttactgaatgagtgaatgaatgaaaagtatgTATAAAACTCTAAAAGTTCTAAACTATGGAGTGCTATTTATTGGGGTTTGTAGGACTGTTTGGTTGAGAAGTGTATGACCTTAGACTGCTACATGCAAAGAACAAGGTAATACACAGGGATGGTCATTTATATAGGTCATCAGGCATGGTCTTGTTGAGGAGGTCATATgtggaattaaataaaaatgagaggaaaGATTTAACCATTGAAAATCTGAGAACAGAAAGAACAAGAACTAGAacacattctat
The Rhinopithecus roxellana isolate Shanxi Qingling chromosome 10, ASM756505v1, whole genome shotgun sequence DNA segment above includes these coding regions:
- the CD69 gene encoding early activation antigen CD69 translates to MSSDNCYVTENSSLHPESGQENDATSPRFSTHREGSFQVPVLCAVMNVVFITILIIALIALSVGQYNCPGQYTFSLPLDSHVSSCPDDWVGYQRKCYFISTVKRSWTSAQNACSQHGATLAVIDSVKDMNFLKRYAGGDEHWVGLKKEPGHPWKWSNGKDFNNWFNFTGSEKCAFLKNTEISSMECEKNVYWICNKPYK